A window of the Glaciimonas sp. CA11.2 genome harbors these coding sequences:
- a CDS encoding type II secretion system F family protein, whose amino-acid sequence MDDARTLEFEVVGVAEAGAIRILRIPAADADLATQLAQREGLRVLSCKPRSAGFFGAGKTSKPNTVRLDIALFAHELGALLDAGLGIIDGIETLAEKERSSETSRVLARLVRALKEGRNFSAAMRDRLDVFPQLLIASIAASEQTGDMAAALRRYSSNFETLRGIRSKAVGAAVYPLMLLGVGGVVVLFLLGFVVPKFSTLIESSRGEIPFASMMLINVGKTINLHPQIMGGTFICMLLSLIWAIRRAARAHWNLPILEKLPFIGILIRMFRHAQFYRTSSMLIEGGISAVRAFEMCSSLLSPGDNKQLLLAVVAMREGCAIGPALQRVGLADPVALRMLTVAQRTGQLAEILARIASFKENTLARSIEVSTRLFEPVLMLLIGLIIGAIVVLMYLPIFDIASSLQ is encoded by the coding sequence ATGGACGATGCGCGTACCCTTGAATTTGAGGTTGTGGGAGTAGCGGAAGCCGGTGCCATCCGCATCTTGCGGATTCCTGCGGCTGATGCAGATCTCGCCACGCAACTCGCCCAACGCGAGGGCTTGCGCGTGCTCTCTTGCAAGCCGCGTTCCGCTGGTTTTTTTGGGGCCGGAAAAACATCCAAACCCAATACTGTGCGTTTGGACATAGCGCTATTCGCCCACGAGCTTGGCGCCCTCCTTGACGCCGGTTTGGGTATCATCGACGGCATCGAAACCCTGGCTGAGAAGGAACGATCCTCTGAAACCAGCCGCGTACTTGCGCGCCTGGTACGCGCATTGAAAGAAGGACGAAATTTTTCCGCTGCGATGCGCGACAGGCTGGACGTTTTCCCGCAACTACTGATTGCAAGCATCGCTGCCAGCGAGCAAACCGGCGATATGGCAGCCGCATTGCGCCGCTACTCAAGTAATTTCGAAACTTTGCGGGGAATTCGCTCAAAAGCGGTAGGCGCCGCAGTGTATCCGTTGATGCTGCTCGGAGTCGGTGGAGTGGTTGTGTTATTTTTATTGGGTTTCGTCGTCCCTAAATTCTCGACATTGATTGAGAGTTCGCGGGGAGAAATTCCGTTCGCTTCAATGATGCTGATTAACGTCGGAAAAACGATTAATTTACATCCCCAAATCATGGGCGGTACTTTTATCTGCATGTTGCTGTCGCTGATATGGGCGATCCGACGTGCAGCTCGCGCCCACTGGAATCTGCCGATTTTAGAAAAACTCCCATTCATCGGCATATTGATTCGGATGTTTCGACATGCGCAGTTTTACCGTACTAGTAGCATGTTAATCGAGGGCGGTATCTCCGCTGTCAGGGCATTTGAAATGTGCAGTTCACTGCTTAGTCCCGGCGATAACAAACAACTTTTGCTTGCCGTCGTTGCGATGCGCGAGGGCTGCGCAATCGGGCCGGCACTACAACGCGTAGGGCTGGCAGACCCGGTGGCGTTACGCATGCTAACGGTAGCGCAGCGTACCGGACAGTTGGCAGAAATTTTAGCGCGGATTGCGTCCTTCAAGGAAAACACCTTGGCACGTTCGATTGAGGTTTCTACGCGCTTGTTTGAACCAGTGTTGATGCTACTTATCGGTCTTATCATCGGTGCCATAGTCGTGCTGATGTATTTACCGATTTTCGACATCGCATCAAGTTTACAGTGA
- a CDS encoding GspE/PulE family protein has translation MQNESLSLTRVLDADFISDIQQQSNAALNTIERIEATFGTDSDAYLQAAATYFRMQPITLDTMRLMKPDFALISFVEASKRLCLAFSDVNDELILVMADPLDVRTRAWIYAKLRNRSQQSLHWGIATILDVRSYLISMEKSVRAMDSIGISDATTTNDSNALTISIEGISSTESRIVRLVNSTIYDALRAGASDIHLETQAHGMNIKYRLDGVLTMIKQVDGSDTSEQVLSRVKVISELDIAERRIPQDGRFKVLVEGREIDLRVSIMPNLFGEDAVLRILDRYHLAGERKALSLETLGFSEPAMAFVRRLSALPYGLLLVTGPTGSGKTTTVYAAISEINTGLDKIVTIEDPVEYQLAGVLQIPVNEKKGLTFARGLRSILRHDPDKIMVGEIRDPETAQIAVQAALTGHQVFTTVHANNVFDVIGRFANMGVDSYSFVSALNGILAQRLVRINCPMCSVPDTPSAELIARSGLTDIAFASVDFKRGLGCGHCRGTGFKGRRAIAETLALDDILRDLMGERAALSRIKHAARQAGLRTLREAAVDLATQGLTTLEEINRVTPVE, from the coding sequence ATGCAAAACGAATCCCTCTCACTCACGCGTGTCCTGGATGCAGATTTCATCAGCGATATCCAGCAACAATCGAACGCTGCGTTAAATACTATTGAGCGCATCGAAGCTACTTTCGGCACCGATTCGGACGCTTATCTGCAAGCAGCTGCGACGTACTTCCGGATGCAACCGATCACGCTCGATACCATGCGTCTGATGAAGCCGGACTTCGCGCTGATTTCCTTTGTCGAGGCCAGCAAGCGGCTATGTCTGGCATTTTCCGACGTCAATGATGAATTGATTCTGGTGATGGCCGATCCACTAGATGTACGCACCCGTGCTTGGATCTATGCGAAGCTGCGCAACCGCAGCCAGCAATCTTTGCACTGGGGTATCGCCACCATTTTAGATGTACGTTCCTATCTTATTTCAATGGAAAAATCGGTACGTGCCATGGATTCGATCGGGATATCCGACGCTACGACCACCAATGACAGTAACGCCCTCACCATCTCGATTGAAGGTATCAGTAGCACCGAAAGTCGCATCGTCCGCTTAGTCAACTCAACGATTTACGATGCGTTGCGTGCAGGTGCAAGTGATATTCATCTAGAAACCCAAGCGCATGGCATGAACATCAAATACCGTCTCGATGGCGTGCTGACCATGATCAAGCAGGTAGATGGCAGCGACACTTCAGAGCAAGTACTGTCGCGCGTAAAAGTCATTTCCGAACTAGACATTGCAGAGCGGCGGATTCCGCAGGATGGTCGTTTCAAGGTGCTGGTAGAGGGTCGGGAAATCGATCTCAGGGTCTCGATTATGCCGAATTTGTTCGGCGAGGATGCGGTATTGCGCATACTGGATAGATACCATCTAGCAGGCGAACGCAAAGCATTGAGCCTGGAAACACTTGGGTTTTCTGAACCGGCTATGGCATTTGTCAGACGACTGTCGGCTTTGCCGTATGGCCTGCTGTTGGTCACCGGTCCTACCGGCAGCGGTAAGACCACAACCGTGTATGCCGCTATCTCTGAAATCAATACCGGCCTGGACAAGATCGTTACCATTGAAGACCCGGTCGAGTACCAGTTAGCCGGCGTATTGCAAATCCCCGTCAACGAGAAAAAAGGTCTTACCTTCGCCCGCGGACTGCGCTCGATTCTGCGCCACGATCCTGACAAGATTATGGTGGGTGAGATTCGTGATCCGGAAACAGCCCAGATTGCGGTGCAGGCCGCGCTGACCGGGCACCAAGTATTTACGACCGTCCATGCCAATAATGTATTTGATGTCATTGGACGATTTGCCAATATGGGGGTTGACTCATACAGCTTCGTGTCGGCACTGAACGGTATTCTGGCCCAGCGTCTGGTGCGTATTAACTGTCCGATGTGCTCAGTCCCGGACACTCCGTCTGCAGAACTAATTGCACGCTCCGGACTGACGGACATTGCGTTCGCATCCGTTGACTTCAAGCGCGGGCTGGGATGCGGACATTGCCGTGGAACAGGCTTCAAGGGACGACGTGCCATCGCCGAAACTTTGGCGCTGGACGATATCCTGCGCGACCTGATGGGTGAACGCGCAGCGTTATCCAGAATCAAGCACGCTGCCAGGCAAGCAGGACTCAGAACGCTGCGTGAAGCTGCGGTCGATTTAGCCACCCAAGGTTTGACTACTCTCGAGGAGATCAATCGTGTTACACCTGTGGAATAA
- a CDS encoding secretion system X translation initiation factor — MRVDIPRPRIVLLLIVGMLTAYLANHFRSGPGEATIVEPLSRTHAKVASDPHTGSSSSSTSSLVLPKRADLDQVSKNNLFAATDWTPPLPPPPAPPKAAPAPPPQAPPMPYRFVGMLEDRTKPAAFLAKGEALLIVSAGDTIDGNYHVDTVSSKEIALTYLPLNQKQVIRIQGEL; from the coding sequence ATGCGAGTCGACATTCCCCGCCCCCGGATAGTGTTGCTGCTGATTGTCGGCATGCTGACGGCATATTTGGCAAACCATTTTCGCAGTGGCCCAGGTGAGGCCACGATAGTGGAACCACTCAGTCGCACGCATGCCAAGGTCGCATCTGATCCGCATACCGGATCATCATCTTCATCGACCTCATCGCTTGTGCTGCCTAAGCGTGCCGATCTGGATCAGGTCTCAAAAAATAATTTATTCGCAGCTACCGACTGGACCCCTCCACTGCCACCGCCACCGGCACCGCCAAAGGCTGCACCAGCGCCACCACCGCAAGCGCCGCCGATGCCTTACCGTTTTGTAGGGATGTTGGAGGATCGCACCAAACCGGCCGCCTTTCTCGCCAAGGGAGAAGCGCTTCTGATCGTCTCCGCTGGCGATACCATTGATGGCAACTACCACGTTGACACAGTCAGTTCCAAGGAAATCGCACTGACGTATCTGCCGTTAAATCAGAAACAAGTCATCCGAATCCAAGGAGAACTCTAG
- a CDS encoding secretin N-terminal domain-containing protein, translated as MIHLKTNNIRLHRALLPLLIAAALAGCAAQRLNKDGQRQVQEGRYEQGLVSLRQASLLEPDNLRYRRDYLDRLDDETKNLNQRGEALRLAGDFTGAHYAFLTALNLDQSNERSRRGIVDVARDVRHSDILADADKLTAAGKLDAAKDRIRVVLLSDPANKRANEAMRKIDDQLDAQHRAKEAVIVSQSILKKPVTLQFRDANLRMVFEALSRTTGLNVIFDRDVRADLKTTIFVRDGSIEDTVDLILLQNQLEKRILNANTMFIYPAIATKQKEYQELKVRTFQISNGDAKYIQGMLKSVLKIKEVQVDEHTNTLVLRDTPEALSVAARVIAAHDLPDAEVMLEVEVLEISRDRLSNLGIVWPDNFNVSTPTDVNGGALTLGALKRLSSNSLLTTPLQAGLNLKLQDTDANLLASPRIRVREHEKAKILIGDKVPIITNTVTPVSTGTPVITGSVQYIDVGIKLEAEPHVYAEGDVGIKLNLEVSNIVKEISGPGGSLAYQIGTRMVSTSLRLHDGETQILGGLISDSDRNTAAKVPGIGQLPILGRLFSNNNGNHTKTEIVLSITPRILRAKGIAEDTMADVWSGTEGTIRENPLRLDPISSVSASPNSPAANSAARIEPMPLTLPAKPIETVSNAVPAGSEIVVAVPVPPAPKEPAILTPTIIPTSALPPESAIVQPALPGGTEVAAKTSMTKIDGDNNPDAASTSVGIPVSVAAIIPAATGASPKIILSSPDNVKAGERFNVTLSGENFDNIHALPLSIQYDAVVLTLVEVTLGEFSIRSHVGNVAPSINQPAGRASMLLTADQAASFMGSGELLNLGFVAKLSRKRTQVLVAKVDVNDGHTLLTIPRPQPLTLAVNP; from the coding sequence GTGATCCACCTCAAAACCAACAACATCCGTCTGCACCGCGCACTATTACCGTTGCTGATCGCAGCTGCGCTCGCAGGATGCGCGGCGCAACGGCTTAACAAGGACGGACAAAGGCAGGTGCAAGAAGGCCGATATGAACAAGGACTGGTAAGCCTGCGACAAGCGAGTCTGTTAGAACCGGATAATTTGCGTTATCGCCGTGATTATCTGGATCGCCTGGATGATGAGACCAAAAATTTGAACCAGCGTGGGGAGGCTTTGCGTTTAGCCGGTGACTTCACCGGTGCGCATTATGCTTTTCTGACGGCGCTCAATCTCGATCAATCGAATGAGCGTTCACGTCGCGGCATAGTTGATGTGGCGCGGGATGTCCGCCATAGCGATATTCTTGCAGATGCCGATAAATTGACCGCTGCCGGGAAGCTCGATGCTGCTAAGGATCGCATCCGGGTCGTTTTGCTGAGCGACCCGGCGAATAAACGCGCCAATGAGGCAATGCGCAAGATAGATGACCAACTGGATGCCCAGCACCGTGCAAAAGAGGCGGTGATCGTGAGCCAGTCAATATTAAAAAAACCGGTCACACTACAATTTCGGGATGCCAATTTGCGTATGGTGTTTGAGGCACTCTCACGTACGACAGGTCTGAATGTCATCTTCGACCGCGATGTCAGAGCTGATTTAAAAACCACTATATTTGTCCGCGACGGCTCCATCGAAGATACCGTCGATTTAATTTTGCTGCAAAACCAGCTTGAAAAAAGAATTCTTAACGCCAACACGATGTTCATTTATCCGGCGATAGCGACAAAGCAAAAAGAGTATCAAGAACTCAAAGTCCGTACCTTCCAGATTTCCAACGGTGATGCAAAATATATTCAGGGGATGCTGAAGAGCGTGCTGAAGATCAAGGAAGTACAGGTCGACGAGCATACGAACACGCTGGTACTGCGCGACACGCCAGAAGCATTGTCGGTCGCGGCGCGGGTAATTGCAGCCCATGATCTTCCCGATGCAGAGGTAATGCTTGAAGTCGAAGTACTTGAAATTTCGCGTGATCGACTTTCCAACCTTGGCATCGTATGGCCTGACAACTTCAACGTGTCGACCCCAACCGATGTAAATGGTGGCGCGTTGACATTGGGTGCATTGAAACGTCTTTCTTCCAACAGCTTGCTCACAACGCCGCTCCAAGCCGGATTGAATCTCAAACTTCAGGACACCGACGCCAATCTTCTTGCGAGTCCGCGCATTCGTGTGCGCGAGCACGAAAAAGCGAAAATACTCATCGGCGATAAAGTCCCTATCATTACCAATACGGTAACGCCGGTGTCAACCGGTACGCCAGTGATCACCGGCTCCGTTCAATACATTGATGTCGGTATAAAGCTTGAGGCTGAACCGCATGTCTACGCTGAAGGGGACGTCGGGATCAAATTAAATCTTGAAGTCAGCAATATCGTCAAAGAAATTTCGGGTCCTGGTGGCTCGTTGGCATATCAAATTGGCACACGAATGGTTTCTACCAGTCTGCGACTGCATGATGGAGAGACCCAGATATTAGGTGGGCTGATCAGCGATTCGGATCGTAATACCGCAGCCAAAGTGCCAGGAATTGGTCAGCTTCCGATACTTGGCCGCTTGTTCTCAAACAACAATGGCAACCATACCAAAACTGAAATCGTACTGTCGATCACGCCGCGTATTTTACGGGCGAAAGGGATTGCTGAAGATACCATGGCCGATGTCTGGTCTGGGACGGAAGGCACCATTCGAGAAAATCCGTTACGTCTGGACCCTATTTCAAGTGTCAGCGCAAGTCCAAATAGTCCCGCAGCGAATAGCGCTGCCCGGATCGAACCCATGCCGCTAACCTTGCCCGCCAAGCCGATTGAGACAGTCAGCAATGCTGTTCCAGCCGGGTCCGAAATAGTCGTTGCGGTACCCGTCCCACCGGCGCCAAAAGAACCAGCTATTTTGACCCCCACGATTATCCCGACATCTGCCCTTCCTCCGGAAAGTGCAATCGTCCAGCCCGCCCTGCCCGGCGGCACTGAGGTGGCGGCTAAAACCAGCATGACGAAGATCGATGGCGACAATAATCCTGACGCCGCTTCAACCAGCGTAGGCATACCAGTCAGCGTGGCCGCTATCATTCCGGCGGCAACTGGCGCTAGCCCAAAAATTATCTTGAGTTCGCCTGACAATGTCAAAGCCGGAGAACGGTTCAACGTGACCCTGAGCGGTGAAAATTTCGACAATATTCATGCCCTGCCGCTTTCCATTCAGTACGATGCGGTGGTCCTGACATTGGTCGAAGTTACGCTGGGGGAATTTAGCATTCGCTCCCATGTTGGTAACGTTGCCCCCTCCATCAATCAGCCTGCGGGCCGCGCCAGTATGCTGCTGACAGCTGATCAAGCAGCATCGTTCATGGGGTCTGGTGAATTACTCAATCTTGGATTTGTCGCGAAATTATCACGCAAGCGGACCCAGGTCTTGGTGGCAAAAGTCGATGTCAATGATGGGCATACTTTACTCACTATACCGCGCCCTCAGCCACTTACATTAGCCGTCAATCCTTAA
- a CDS encoding type II secretion system protein produces MNTLNYQQIKRASVWRLRAQPWRWLASAIYSLCSLCSLCSRSALSYLPLPTRQAGDGARSTIAICRVSARGFTLIELVVTLALVGVVALVVLPLYEISSVRVKETELKLALHQIRGALDAYKRASDNGQIPKATGESGYPPTLELLVNGVENPSDIKHGRLIFLRSVPRDPFFLDATLPAAQTWMLRSYGSPPEAPQPGEDIFDVASLSPRRGLNGIYYKDW; encoded by the coding sequence ATGAATACTTTAAATTACCAGCAGATAAAGCGCGCTTCGGTTTGGCGGCTGAGGGCGCAGCCTTGGAGATGGTTGGCCAGCGCAATATATTCGTTATGTTCGCTATGTTCGCTATGTTCCCGATCCGCTCTAAGCTACCTTCCGCTGCCAACGAGGCAAGCAGGTGATGGAGCTCGCTCAACCATCGCAATTTGCCGAGTATCTGCGCGCGGGTTCACGCTGATTGAGTTGGTCGTCACGCTCGCGTTGGTGGGGGTAGTGGCACTGGTCGTTCTACCACTATATGAAATTTCATCCGTGCGGGTGAAGGAAACCGAATTAAAACTTGCCCTTCATCAAATTCGCGGCGCACTTGATGCCTACAAAAGAGCCTCAGATAATGGCCAGATTCCTAAAGCTACGGGTGAATCTGGCTATCCACCGACTCTGGAGTTGTTAGTAAATGGCGTGGAAAATCCTTCTGATATCAAACATGGGCGGTTAATCTTTCTGCGCAGTGTTCCGCGTGATCCATTTTTTTTAGATGCGACACTGCCAGCCGCCCAAACCTGGATGCTACGCAGTTATGGGAGTCCGCCTGAGGCGCCGCAACCGGGCGAAGATATCTTTGATGTTGCCTCTTTATCGCCTCGCAGGGGGCTTAACGGCATTTACTATAAGGATTGGTGA